One Thermosphaera aggregans DNA segment encodes these proteins:
- the glyS gene encoding glycine--tRNA ligase, whose product MSSSEEIYDAVMDLARRRGFFWGSFEIYGGVAGFYDYGPLGVLLKRRIQDLWLKHFVYSNDMVVEVETPIINPRVVFKASGHEESFTDPVTECLKCGRIYRVDHLLKEVLGVEAEGLSPEEYKKIIVERNVKCPVCNGELAEPSYTLLLFKTEIGPYKGSLGYLRPENAQGMFVNFANVLRITRNKLPLGIAQVGRVARNEISPRQGLLRLREFTIMEIEFFFDPETVAEDIREYLSQDILDEKLNVLTAEDREKGVSEPRTYTVRELIENGVVKTPWLALWMGVGSRFLRDIGIDPARTRFIEKLPKERAHYSAQTFDQEVKTEKYGWIEVAGYAYRTTYDLERHIMFSNADLTFFKRFEKPMEKTVRKAFPNVSKIREAFGDKYSEFMKKLSEKRPSELYEELEKAGFIEVNGSRLGKEFFTFKEEVEKIHGVKIIPHVVEPSFGLERLLYVVLENNLKIREEKTVLTLPPQIAPYHVAVFPLVTGSRPEHKKIVELARKVYWDLVRAGFNCIYDDDGSIGRRYARVDEIGVPLAITVDYQSIEDNTVTVRDRDTTQQERVHLNDLKKHLAEKLGITVF is encoded by the coding sequence GTGAGCAGTAGTGAAGAGATTTATGACGCAGTAATGGATCTTGCAAGGAGAAGAGGCTTCTTCTGGGGTTCTTTCGAAATATACGGGGGAGTTGCCGGTTTCTACGATTACGGCCCTCTCGGTGTTTTACTTAAGAGGAGGATCCAGGATTTATGGCTGAAGCATTTCGTCTACTCAAACGACATGGTTGTGGAAGTGGAGACCCCTATTATTAATCCTAGAGTCGTATTCAAGGCCAGCGGGCACGAGGAAAGCTTCACAGACCCGGTTACCGAGTGTTTAAAGTGTGGAAGGATCTACAGGGTTGACCATCTTCTCAAGGAGGTTCTCGGGGTAGAAGCAGAGGGGTTGTCTCCTGAGGAATACAAAAAGATTATTGTCGAGAGAAACGTTAAATGCCCAGTATGTAATGGAGAGCTGGCCGAGCCCTCTTACACGCTTCTACTGTTTAAAACAGAGATAGGACCCTACAAGGGCTCACTGGGTTATTTAAGGCCGGAGAACGCCCAGGGCATGTTCGTGAATTTCGCTAATGTTCTAAGAATAACCAGGAATAAGCTACCTTTAGGCATTGCTCAGGTGGGGAGGGTTGCGAGGAATGAGATATCGCCGAGGCAGGGCTTACTCAGGCTGAGAGAGTTCACCATTATGGAGATAGAGTTCTTTTTCGACCCTGAAACCGTTGCCGAGGATATTCGCGAATACCTGTCTCAAGACATCCTTGATGAAAAACTGAATGTTCTGACAGCGGAGGACAGGGAGAAAGGGGTTTCGGAACCTAGGACGTACACTGTTAGAGAGCTTATAGAAAACGGCGTAGTGAAGACTCCATGGCTTGCTTTATGGATGGGTGTTGGAAGCAGGTTCCTAAGGGATATTGGAATAGATCCCGCGAGAACAAGGTTTATCGAGAAGCTTCCAAAAGAGAGAGCACACTACTCTGCGCAAACATTTGACCAGGAGGTTAAGACCGAGAAGTATGGGTGGATCGAGGTAGCAGGCTACGCCTACAGGACCACGTACGACCTGGAGAGACACATAATGTTCAGTAATGCAGACCTAACCTTTTTCAAACGGTTCGAGAAGCCTATGGAGAAGACGGTGAGAAAGGCTTTTCCAAACGTTTCAAAAATACGTGAAGCCTTCGGAGACAAGTACTCCGAGTTCATGAAGAAGCTGTCAGAGAAGCGGCCTTCAGAACTTTACGAGGAGCTTGAGAAGGCAGGCTTCATAGAGGTTAATGGTTCAAGGCTGGGCAAGGAGTTCTTCACGTTTAAAGAGGAGGTTGAGAAAATCCACGGAGTCAAGATAATCCCCCATGTGGTTGAACCATCGTTCGGTCTGGAAAGGCTTCTCTACGTTGTGCTGGAAAACAACCTCAAGATAAGGGAGGAGAAAACCGTTCTAACCCTCCCACCGCAAATAGCTCCATACCATGTAGCGGTTTTCCCGTTGGTGACTGGTTCGAGACCCGAACATAAGAAAATCGTGGAGTTAGCGAGGAAAGTATACTGGGATCTCGTCAGGGCAGGCTTCAACTGTATTTACGACGACGACGGCAGTATTGGGAGGAGGTATGCAAGGGTTGATGAGATAGGAGTTCCCTTGGCGATAACTGTGGACTACCAGAGCATTGAAGACAACACTGTAACAGTGAGGGACAGGGATACTACTCAGCAAGAGAGAGTTCATTTAAACGACTTGAAGAAACACCTGGCCGAGAAGCTTGGGATCACTGTTTTTTAA